From the Companilactobacillus ginsenosidimutans genome, the window ATCTTGTTCTCTGTGTTAGATAATTCTTCCATCAAACTTTGGAATTCTTGGTTAGCCTTCAAATCAGGATAACTTTCAGATAGGGCAAAAACTTGTCTCAAAGCACCAGTTAATGCGTTGTCTGCAGCAGCTTTTTCTTGTTGTGAGTTGGCGCTGACAACTTGGTTTCTTGATTGAACAACTTTATTCAATGTATCTTTTTCATGAGCTGCATAACCTTTGACAGTTTCGACAAGGTTAGGAATCAAGTCAGTACGACGTTTGAGTTGTACATCAATCTGTGAACTGAATTCTTTGGCACGGTTACGATATCTAACCAAACCGTTGTACATTGATACATAGGCGATGATTAGTAAAACTAATATAACAATAATTATTATTGTTGCGGTCATTGTATTCTCCTTTGAATTTGTTGCATTCATTTTACCATATAACCTAAATTTAATATCAAAACTGTCTTGAGCAGTTAAAAAATAATTTCCCATTTTTAGTTATAAAT encodes:
- a CDS encoding LemA family protein, which produces MTATIIIIVILVLLIIAYVSMYNGLVRYRNRAKEFSSQIDVQLKRRTDLIPNLVETVKGYAAHEKDTLNKVVQSRNQVVSANSQQEKAAADNALTGALRQVFALSESYPDLKANQEFQSLMEELSNTENKISYARQAYNSQVQQYDTAIETFPRNIVAGIHKFQAIDFISVPETEKEAPKVKF